In one Cloacibacillus porcorum genomic region, the following are encoded:
- a CDS encoding prepilin-type N-terminal cleavage/methylation domain-containing protein has protein sequence MKKMIKKYRKAKGFTLVELLIVIIIIGILAGMMMLSTGAATDKAEAVKIVSNLRNIKSACLMYYADHSEWPTADTPDASIDVYLDATRPKSYDIKKGTGGTEGALVVVYDQPSGGVATKLGEMAEDSGLIADTAVSSDYKGSGVVGMIIRK, from the coding sequence ATGAAAAAAATGATTAAAAAATACCGTAAAGCGAAGGGCTTCACCCTTGTGGAACTGCTCATCGTCATAATCATCATCGGTATTCTGGCCGGTATGATGATGCTTTCGACAGGTGCGGCAACAGATAAAGCTGAAGCGGTGAAAATTGTTTCTAACTTGCGTAATATAAAATCAGCATGTTTGATGTACTATGCAGATCATAGTGAGTGGCCGACGGCTGATACCCCCGATGCGAGTATCGACGTATACCTTGATGCAACGAGGCCGAAGTCTTACGATATAAAGAAGGGCACTGGTGGAACAGAAGGAGCTCTTGTCGTTGTTTATGATCAGCCCTCTGGAGGTGTAGCGACAAAATTAGGTGAGATGGCTGAAGACTCTGGGCTCATTGCAGATACTGCTGTTTCTAGCGATTATAAGGGATCAGGCGTTGTTGGTATGATAATAAGAAAGTAG